Proteins from a genomic interval of Cucumis melo cultivar AY chromosome 7, USDA_Cmelo_AY_1.0, whole genome shotgun sequence:
- the LOC103493542 gene encoding cold-regulated protein 27-like isoform X3, with protein sequence MELLPRNLDNLNSREARSDSLVSEFVKDGSTEFCRPIESSSRGTHMTDSVPSDWTDEKHHLFLESMEASFVSQMFDSGHSVGSCPSKDNSSRTKLLSKSQSASHVHSHFGQFKVLRRGSWKNINFEPTESRSNFLNEYQALSHNPWIHHFKAARKNKNVACKSQAIGSRGRNSLSLEAANNSGPIRASNSDLSQQYISSNKEVSDQNFVDEVVEVEKGSRDCNAKRVNTSETNALINDQVVP encoded by the exons ATGGAGTTGTTGCCTCGAAATTTGGACAATCTCAACTCCAGAGAAGCTCGTTCCGACTCCCTCGTTTCTGAATTCGTCAAGGATGGGTCTACCGAGTTTTGCCGCCCGATTGAGTCTTCTAGCCGG GGTACTCATATGACGGATTCTGTACCTTCTGATTGGACCGACGAGAAGCACCATTTGTTTCTTGAATCCATGGAAGCATCATTTGTCAGCCAAATGTTTGATTCTGGGCATTCCGTTGGTTCCTGCCCCAGCAAGGATAATTCTTCGCGGACAAAATTGCTCAGCAAAAGCCAGTCCGCCTCTCACGTCCATTCACATTTTGGCCAG TTTAAGGTTCTTCGACGAGGCAGCTGGAAGAACATTAATTTTGAACCAACTGAATCTCGATCAAATTTTTTGAATGAATACCAAGCTCTCTCACATAATCCTTGGATACATCACTTCAAAGCTGCTCGTAAAAACAAAAATGTCGCTTGCAAAAGTCAAGCTATCGGTTCAAGAGGAAGGAACTCGTTGTCATTAGAAGCAGCTAATAATTCAGGACCTATACGTGCTTCCAACTCTGATTTGTCCCAGCAATATATCAGCAGTAATAAAG AAGTTTCGGATCAGAACTTTGTTGATGAAGTTGTAGAAGTTGAAAAAGGAAGCAGGGATTGCAATGCCAAAAGGGTCAACACATCAGAAACCAATGCTTTGATCAATGACCAG GTTGTTCCTTAA
- the LOC103493542 gene encoding cold-regulated protein 27-like isoform X1, translated as MELLPRNLDNLNSREARSDSLVSEFVKDGSTEFCRPIESSSRGTHMTDSVPSDWTDEKHHLFLESMEASFVSQMFDSGHSVGSCPSKDNSSRTKLLSKSQSASHVHSHFGQFKVLRRGSWKNINFEPTESRSNFLNEYQALSHNPWIHHFKAARKNKNVACKSQAIGSRGRNSLSLEAANNSGPIRASNSDLSQQYISSNKEVSDQNFVDEVVEVEKGSRDCNAKRVNTSETNALINDQEMVFNKNYLTARR; from the exons ATGGAGTTGTTGCCTCGAAATTTGGACAATCTCAACTCCAGAGAAGCTCGTTCCGACTCCCTCGTTTCTGAATTCGTCAAGGATGGGTCTACCGAGTTTTGCCGCCCGATTGAGTCTTCTAGCCGG GGTACTCATATGACGGATTCTGTACCTTCTGATTGGACCGACGAGAAGCACCATTTGTTTCTTGAATCCATGGAAGCATCATTTGTCAGCCAAATGTTTGATTCTGGGCATTCCGTTGGTTCCTGCCCCAGCAAGGATAATTCTTCGCGGACAAAATTGCTCAGCAAAAGCCAGTCCGCCTCTCACGTCCATTCACATTTTGGCCAG TTTAAGGTTCTTCGACGAGGCAGCTGGAAGAACATTAATTTTGAACCAACTGAATCTCGATCAAATTTTTTGAATGAATACCAAGCTCTCTCACATAATCCTTGGATACATCACTTCAAAGCTGCTCGTAAAAACAAAAATGTCGCTTGCAAAAGTCAAGCTATCGGTTCAAGAGGAAGGAACTCGTTGTCATTAGAAGCAGCTAATAATTCAGGACCTATACGTGCTTCCAACTCTGATTTGTCCCAGCAATATATCAGCAGTAATAAAG AAGTTTCGGATCAGAACTTTGTTGATGAAGTTGTAGAAGTTGAAAAAGGAAGCAGGGATTGCAATGCCAAAAGGGTCAACACATCAGAAACCAATGCTTTGATCAATGACCAG GAGATGGTGTTTAACAAGAATTATCTTACAGCCAGAAGATAG
- the LOC103493540 gene encoding uncharacterized protein LOC103493540 → MPPFLSTSKILESLISRRGGIRRAIRYARCNAEPWKYRNVRHLRCIPGVETLSIHGLFDQDRKVFSENFRDISAVQSRRFLGCGDGAETGVLSKIYEERRVMGYSPEQLFDVVAAVDLYHDFVPWCQRSEVLKKYPDGSFDAELEIGFKFLVESYISHVEMNRPKSIKSTVSRSALFDHLINTWEFNPGPVPGTCNLYFLVDFKFQSPLYRQVASVFFKEVVSKLVGSFNERCRLIYGPGVPVLENSYSERA, encoded by the exons ATGCCGCCGTTTCTGTCAACCTCGAAGATTCTTGAATCATTGATTTCACGTAGAGGTGGTATCAGACGTGCTATCAGATACGCAAGGTGTAATGCCGAGCCGTGGAAGTATCGAAACGTTCGACATTTAAGGTGTATTCCCGGTGTTGAGACTTTGTCGATTCATGGACTGTTCGATCAGGATCGTAAGGTGTTTTCCGAGAACTTTCGTGATATTAGTGCTGTACAATCGAGGCGATTTCTTGGGTGTGGAGACGGGGCAGAGACCGGCGTTTTGTCTAAAATTTATGAGGAGAGACGCGTAATGGG GTATTCGCCGGAGCAGTTATTTGATGTAGTTGCTGCTGTAGATTTGTACCATGATTTTGTTCCTTGGTGCCAGCGGTCTGAAGTACTCAAAAAGTATCCTGATGGATCGTTTGATGCTGAACTGGAGATTGGCTTTAAATTCCTTGTGGAGAGTTACATTTCACACGTAGAGATGAACAGACCAAAATCTATAAAG TCCACAGTATCTCGAAGTGCGCTTTTCGACCACTTGATAAATACTTGGGAGTTCAATCCAGGACCAGTTCCAGGGACTTGCAACCTTTACTTTTTAGTAGATTTCAAGTTCCAGTCACCACTTTATCGACAG GTGGCTTCAGTGTTCTTTAAGGAGGTCGTCTCAAAACTCGTTGGTTCATTTAACGAACGATGCCGTTTGATATATGGTCCAGGGGTTCCCGTCCTTGAAAATTCATATAGCGAAAGAGCTTAA
- the LOC103493542 gene encoding cold-regulated protein 27-like isoform X2: protein MELLPRNLDNLNSREARSDSLVSEFVKDGSTEFCRPIESSSRGTHMTDSVPSDWTDEKHHLFLESMEASFVSQMFDSGHSVGSCPSKDNSSRTKLLSKSQSASHVHSHFGQFKVLRRGSWKNINFEPTESRSNFLNEYQALSHNPWIHHFKAARKNKNVACKSQAIGSRGRNSLSLEAANNSGPIRASNSDLSQQYISSNKEVSDQNFVDEVVEVEKGSRDCNAKRVNTSETNALINDQPEDS, encoded by the exons ATGGAGTTGTTGCCTCGAAATTTGGACAATCTCAACTCCAGAGAAGCTCGTTCCGACTCCCTCGTTTCTGAATTCGTCAAGGATGGGTCTACCGAGTTTTGCCGCCCGATTGAGTCTTCTAGCCGG GGTACTCATATGACGGATTCTGTACCTTCTGATTGGACCGACGAGAAGCACCATTTGTTTCTTGAATCCATGGAAGCATCATTTGTCAGCCAAATGTTTGATTCTGGGCATTCCGTTGGTTCCTGCCCCAGCAAGGATAATTCTTCGCGGACAAAATTGCTCAGCAAAAGCCAGTCCGCCTCTCACGTCCATTCACATTTTGGCCAG TTTAAGGTTCTTCGACGAGGCAGCTGGAAGAACATTAATTTTGAACCAACTGAATCTCGATCAAATTTTTTGAATGAATACCAAGCTCTCTCACATAATCCTTGGATACATCACTTCAAAGCTGCTCGTAAAAACAAAAATGTCGCTTGCAAAAGTCAAGCTATCGGTTCAAGAGGAAGGAACTCGTTGTCATTAGAAGCAGCTAATAATTCAGGACCTATACGTGCTTCCAACTCTGATTTGTCCCAGCAATATATCAGCAGTAATAAAG AAGTTTCGGATCAGAACTTTGTTGATGAAGTTGTAGAAGTTGAAAAAGGAAGCAGGGATTGCAATGCCAAAAGGGTCAACACATCAGAAACCAATGCTTTGATCAATGACCAG CCAGAAGATAGCTAG